In the genome of Ancylomarina subtilis, one region contains:
- a CDS encoding lipid II:glycine glycyltransferase FemX: protein MKISDFKTDWTNSEADLKQWDEFLRNNPRGHCQQVSHWLSSFKIYCLDFELLLVKDSNSKIVAGLGVVIVGIPFFRVLVAPSGPIISSGFEDLFEPILKLFLDRAKAKKVFYCHINVPVLKDDNRLLRTYCLSNIPKESVLFTGKAGNEFIHVYGINGLRPVYIKYNEELSPYEYVFSKFNSNTKRNIKAAFKNKLELRYATSEVDVTAAYNVIERNAKIQGYDLRSWADSKRMIMGMIKENLCVVPCCYSNGVLKGALIVFDIGQRLTYVYGGIIREKKDLKLGHFMHNEMIKLSIEKGYEFYDISVNGSEGVTRFKKGFDGNHVEFIGNRYWVLNKLKFSFYKKFNSLIVRNKFLIARILKWRVL from the coding sequence ATGAAGATAAGTGATTTTAAAACGGACTGGACCAATTCTGAAGCTGATTTAAAACAATGGGATGAGTTTTTAAGAAACAATCCCAGAGGGCACTGTCAGCAAGTGAGCCATTGGTTGTCGTCATTTAAAATATACTGTCTGGATTTTGAGCTATTATTGGTGAAAGATTCAAACTCGAAGATTGTCGCCGGGCTCGGAGTTGTCATCGTCGGAATTCCCTTTTTTCGAGTTTTAGTAGCACCCAGTGGCCCCATTATATCCTCGGGATTCGAAGATTTATTTGAGCCGATATTGAAATTGTTTTTAGACAGAGCAAAGGCCAAGAAAGTTTTTTATTGTCATATTAATGTGCCTGTTCTGAAAGATGATAACAGACTCCTTAGAACTTATTGCCTGAGTAATATTCCGAAGGAAAGTGTTCTTTTTACCGGTAAAGCCGGGAACGAATTTATACATGTTTATGGTATCAATGGCCTTAGGCCCGTTTATATAAAATATAACGAGGAACTCAGTCCTTACGAATATGTGTTCAGTAAGTTTAATTCAAATACGAAAAGAAATATTAAAGCTGCATTTAAAAATAAGCTTGAGTTACGGTATGCAACCTCTGAAGTTGACGTAACAGCAGCTTATAATGTGATTGAAAGGAATGCTAAGATTCAGGGTTATGATCTCAGGTCATGGGCTGATTCAAAGCGTATGATCATGGGAATGATAAAAGAAAATTTGTGTGTTGTTCCTTGTTGTTACTCCAATGGAGTTCTTAAAGGTGCCTTAATTGTTTTTGACATCGGTCAGCGATTAACCTATGTATATGGTGGTATTATTAGAGAAAAAAAGGACTTGAAATTGGGGCATTTTATGCACAACGAAATGATTAAATTGAGTATAGAAAAAGGCTATGAATTCTATGATATATCTGTAAATGGAAGCGAGGGAGTCACTCGCTTTAAAAAAGGATTCGATGGCAATCATGTCGAATTTATAGGAAATAGATACTGGGTTTTAAATAAATTGAAGTTCTCCTTTTATAAAAAGTTCAACTCTCTCATCGTTAGAAATAAATTTCTAATTGCTAGAATATTAAAGTGGCGTGTTTTATAG